The Shewanella sp. MTB7 genome includes a window with the following:
- a CDS encoding baseplate J/gp47 family protein has translation MAVDKPDFKKVLKNANIPTTEEAIRAVFDEEVIAQGGLINNDGKYSPFWRLVRGIISKPYLWLIDFLLQTILPQSFVKTATGFFLDLYLQSVKLTRKTQSHALGYVIFERERGAPELLLPAGFTISTDRINGIPYRLIVINDTRLAANIGMTKVDCRAEFPGSHYNLASGYYQIPQTPLPGLIRVYTPEEWLTTPGADDESNDDARERYRSQFASVSGWYIDDKYKGLMSLFGGVKTSQIYIEKNAPRGPGSANAYLLLDSGIPTQPFLDAINKSVRLDGYHGLGDDMLAMALPELNVTITCDVLPVINLTDDELSQLFHDIEQYIRGVFRENQAYPNAMLIWPLTLFSMSTLNQELRNHFPLIESLYFAERDFKLGLNIARLETLTLTNVRAAL, from the coding sequence ATGGCTGTAGATAAACCAGACTTTAAGAAGGTACTTAAAAACGCCAATATCCCTACTACAGAGGAGGCGATTAGAGCCGTATTTGATGAAGAGGTTATTGCACAAGGCGGCTTGATTAATAACGATGGTAAATATTCCCCGTTTTGGCGCTTGGTGCGTGGGATTATCTCAAAACCGTATTTGTGGTTAATTGATTTTCTTCTTCAAACGATACTGCCTCAGTCATTTGTTAAGACGGCCACCGGCTTCTTTTTAGATCTCTATCTTCAATCGGTCAAGTTGACACGTAAAACCCAAAGCCATGCGTTAGGCTACGTCATTTTTGAAAGAGAACGGGGCGCACCAGAGCTCTTGCTACCCGCTGGTTTTACGATTAGTACCGATCGCATTAATGGCATTCCGTACCGCCTTATCGTTATCAATGACACAAGGCTTGCTGCAAACATCGGCATGACGAAGGTTGATTGCCGCGCTGAATTCCCAGGCAGCCATTACAACCTCGCCAGTGGCTATTATCAAATCCCACAAACGCCATTGCCTGGTTTAATTCGCGTATATACCCCTGAGGAGTGGTTAACCACTCCTGGGGCTGATGACGAATCAAATGATGACGCAAGGGAGCGATATCGTTCACAGTTTGCCTCGGTGTCCGGCTGGTATATAGATGACAAATACAAAGGCTTAATGTCGTTATTTGGCGGCGTAAAAACCAGCCAAATCTATATCGAAAAAAATGCCCCTCGCGGTCCTGGCAGCGCCAATGCGTACCTGCTTCTCGATAGCGGCATACCCACTCAACCTTTTCTTGATGCCATTAATAAATCAGTACGTTTAGATGGATACCATGGACTTGGGGACGACATGTTAGCAATGGCGCTACCAGAACTGAACGTCACGATCACTTGTGACGTTTTGCCGGTGATTAACTTAACTGACGATGAACTTTCGCAGTTATTTCACGATATCGAACAGTACATTCGCGGCGTCTTTCGAGAAAACCAAGCATACCCCAACGCCATGCTGATATGGCCCTTAACGCTTTTCAGTATGTCCACGCTAAACCAAGAGCTTCGCAACCACTTTCCGCTTATTGAGTCGCTGTATTTTGCAGAACGAGATTTTAAGTTGGGACTGAATATTGCCAGGCTTGAAACTTTGACCCTCACCAATGTTAGAGCCGCATTATGA
- a CDS encoding DUF2590 family protein, which translates to MMNSIYRDWLIEDGDVVLDAGRNPIIITDAVCIAQDIKHAILESGLAVELVAERSTTEISDLEYRIIMLAEMDLRIIPGTCTIAPLNNGRLLTASTYEFGDVTTWL; encoded by the coding sequence ATGATGAATTCAATTTATCGCGACTGGTTAATCGAAGACGGGGATGTGGTTTTAGATGCAGGTCGCAACCCGATCATCATTACAGATGCGGTCTGCATAGCCCAGGACATTAAGCATGCAATTTTAGAAAGTGGCTTGGCCGTTGAGCTGGTTGCAGAACGCAGCACAACTGAAATATCGGATCTTGAATACCGCATTATCATGTTAGCAGAAATGGATCTGAGGATTATTCCTGGTACTTGCACGATTGCCCCGCTAAATAATGGCCGCCTACTGACAGCATCAACCTATGAATTTGGAGACGTGACCACATGGCTGTAG
- a CDS encoding phage tail tape measure protein — MSSNSLNFSVWLRDRTQSGFNAVTNRMRSMQRMGRETSNAMKGIGAGGLGVWAAGQTVSALVGPAREMNAARGELNSLLDGDGTKTLDAVQSEAMRFASTYGKSATEFVRASYDIQSAISGLSGSTLAKFTNASAVLATATKADTATITNYMGTMYGIFQSSADKMGKSKWVEQIAGQTAVAVKMFKTTGSAMNEAFASVGARASNQNISSAEQFAVLGMMQSSMDGSVAGTAYAGFMDAMPNAQKNLGLSFSGDDGKALGMVAIINKLKGKLGNELTVDVVGQLNTAFGTVASGLIQGLWTKTDDLSKNIASLGDITNMDQAVAMAAKISDPWDKLGQSASNVRIIFGQAFDRALMPMITYMTSAITTLQEWMIAFPNITFAVATFTKWMLVLTAVIAMGAILKGAVFFAKFGWAVLKWGVGPLLKIIPLMLRFGLTALVAIGWIPLAFIAVGAAIGLAIYYWDDLVASFSNTTWGQAIIEAFGTLSGTLSMVWEIVKQWLSGWGELISSLSNTAWADAITGALSSVIDYLGSAWEMMKGLWTTASDFLSIGSGTASSTDNVGAGMKPEHMQSLPTLATAQPNYSTPPLIGSTLSASIEEQIQLVNNGIPISKDIERSNEHSIVPTWLTQNSQNNKTNSMSIGAVNVSTQRAPTPSEMQNYFSLVTP, encoded by the coding sequence ATGAGCAGTAATTCACTTAACTTTTCCGTCTGGCTTAGGGATAGAACGCAATCAGGCTTTAATGCTGTCACCAATCGCATGCGAAGCATGCAACGAATGGGGCGCGAAACCAGCAATGCGATGAAAGGGATCGGAGCCGGCGGTCTAGGTGTGTGGGCGGCTGGTCAAACCGTCTCTGCCTTAGTTGGCCCCGCACGTGAAATGAATGCCGCGCGCGGTGAACTTAACTCCTTGCTTGATGGTGATGGCACTAAAACACTGGATGCAGTGCAATCAGAAGCGATGCGCTTTGCCAGTACTTATGGTAAATCCGCCACGGAATTTGTCAGGGCATCTTATGATATTCAATCCGCCATTAGTGGCTTATCAGGCAGTACGCTAGCTAAGTTCACCAATGCCTCCGCTGTGCTCGCAACCGCAACGAAAGCCGATACTGCAACTATTACCAACTATATGGGCACCATGTACGGCATTTTCCAAAGTAGCGCAGATAAGATGGGGAAATCTAAGTGGGTTGAACAAATAGCAGGGCAAACAGCTGTAGCCGTTAAAATGTTTAAAACCACGGGTTCGGCCATGAACGAGGCGTTTGCAAGCGTTGGCGCCAGAGCATCTAATCAAAACATTAGTTCAGCGGAGCAATTTGCCGTTTTAGGTATGATGCAATCCAGTATGGACGGCAGTGTTGCGGGGACGGCTTACGCTGGCTTTATGGATGCGATGCCCAATGCACAAAAAAATCTGGGATTGAGTTTTTCCGGTGACGATGGCAAAGCGCTTGGCATGGTAGCCATTATTAACAAATTGAAAGGAAAGTTAGGCAATGAACTCACCGTTGATGTTGTCGGCCAACTAAACACAGCATTTGGTACGGTGGCCTCTGGGTTAATTCAAGGGTTATGGACGAAGACGGATGATTTAAGCAAAAACATTGCGAGTCTCGGCGACATTACCAACATGGATCAAGCGGTTGCCATGGCCGCAAAAATTAGCGATCCATGGGATAAGCTCGGGCAATCAGCCAGTAACGTGCGCATTATTTTTGGTCAAGCTTTTGACCGCGCGCTCATGCCGATGATCACCTACATGACAAGCGCTATTACCACGCTACAGGAATGGATGATTGCATTCCCTAATATCACTTTCGCCGTTGCGACATTCACAAAGTGGATGCTTGTTCTTACTGCGGTTATCGCCATGGGCGCAATCCTCAAAGGGGCTGTGTTTTTCGCTAAGTTTGGATGGGCCGTACTGAAATGGGGTGTTGGCCCGTTACTGAAAATTATTCCGTTAATGTTACGGTTTGGCCTTACTGCGCTTGTGGCGATAGGTTGGATCCCTCTTGCATTTATTGCTGTAGGTGCTGCTATTGGCTTAGCCATTTATTATTGGGACGATTTAGTTGCATCGTTCAGCAATACAACATGGGGGCAAGCCATTATCGAGGCTTTCGGCACCTTATCGGGAACCTTGTCCATGGTGTGGGAAATCGTTAAACAGTGGCTTTCAGGCTGGGGGGAACTCATCTCTTCACTCAGTAATACCGCGTGGGCAGATGCCATTACGGGGGCACTGAGTTCGGTTATTGACTACTTAGGCAGTGCCTGGGAAATGATGAAAGGACTGTGGACAACAGCGTCTGATTTTCTCTCCATTGGCTCAGGAACGGCATCAAGTACAGACAATGTGGGCGCGGGTATGAAGCCAGAGCATATGCAGTCGTTGCCGACATTAGCCACAGCGCAACCTAATTACAGCACACCACCTTTAATCGGTAGCACCCTGTCCGCATCGATTGAGGAGCAGATCCAATTAGTCAATAACGGCATTCCAATCAGTAAAGATATTGAGCGAAGCAATGAACACAGCATCGTGCCAACGTGGCTCACTCAAAACAGCCAAAACAACAAAACCAATAGCATGAGTATTGGCGCCGTGAACGTATCAACGCAGCGTGCGCCTACACCGTCAGAAATGCAGAACTATTTCTCACTGGTAACGCCATGA
- a CDS encoding DUF6890 family protein encodes MVGTYRKNSLSQAQALRAHFLPHETDCVDSLAKAIWLDEHFTHAMTMAVNKGAGLLFK; translated from the coding sequence ATGGTGGGCACGTACCGCAAAAATTCATTAAGCCAGGCGCAAGCATTACGAGCGCACTTTTTACCGCATGAAACCGATTGTGTGGACAGTTTAGCAAAGGCTATCTGGCTTGATGAACACTTTACCCATGCTATGACCATGGCAGTCAACAAAGGCGCTGGTCTACTGTTTAAATAG
- a CDS encoding putative phage tail assembly chaperone has protein sequence MNDEEKKALPKNEAIELLKGLQGTKSVVVPVVIDGTKVHDGVTFDVSLADYNKFINASQTGKISPTASAKDFLMHTAIKKDRDFLQELLKVPGMLDFAMGKVIKAVAPEVSSTLD, from the coding sequence ATGAACGATGAAGAAAAAAAAGCACTACCCAAAAACGAAGCGATTGAATTACTAAAGGGCTTGCAAGGCACAAAGAGCGTAGTGGTCCCCGTGGTGATCGATGGTACAAAAGTTCATGACGGGGTGACGTTCGACGTGTCATTGGCCGACTACAACAAGTTCATTAACGCCTCTCAAACAGGCAAAATTTCGCCAACCGCTTCTGCTAAAGACTTTTTGATGCACACTGCAATCAAAAAGGATCGCGACTTTTTACAGGAATTGCTCAAGGTACCGGGCATGCTCGACTTTGCAATGGGTAAAGTCATTAAAGCGGTCGCGCCGGAAGTATCTTCAACACTGGACTAG
- a CDS encoding M15 family metallopeptidase — protein MFFLGKRSLERLHRVHPRLVACVSIAVTLTTSDFSVGETVRTKERQEALYYGTPKKTWTLNSKHIIQKDGYCHAVDLTPLKVGGGADWEACPIVATAMFAAAKSIGIRIRWGGDWNQNGDSRDEHQRGSYDGPHFEYLGEV, from the coding sequence ATGTTTTTTCTTGGTAAACGTAGCCTAGAAAGGTTGCACCGTGTTCACCCAAGGCTTGTCGCATGTGTCTCTATCGCTGTCACGCTCACGACGTCTGATTTTTCAGTGGGCGAAACAGTACGCACAAAAGAGCGTCAAGAAGCGTTGTATTACGGTACGCCCAAAAAGACTTGGACGCTAAACAGTAAGCACATTATTCAAAAAGATGGTTATTGCCATGCTGTCGATTTAACGCCGTTAAAAGTCGGTGGTGGCGCAGATTGGGAAGCATGCCCTATTGTTGCTACTGCAATGTTTGCTGCGGCTAAATCCATTGGTATTCGTATTCGATGGGGCGGTGACTGGAACCAGAACGGTGACAGTCGCGACGAACATCAACGTGGAAGCTATGACGGCCCACACTTTGAATACTTAGGGGAAGTATGA
- a CDS encoding phage protein, with translation MSIGSSLSGLNIDVTIGNTDITIDKITLDIEDNSKAAKSRGVTSGWLRGSVGAKGSIELNTENFNRLSEEARKAGSWRKLPPFDFMMYAKTDLELKVEAFGCMLKITNLLDVDGKEGGDGMMHKVDYEVTGRDFIKINGTPYLDSEEIAHLSQR, from the coding sequence ATGTCTATAGGTTCAAGCTTAAGTGGCTTAAATATCGATGTCACCATTGGTAACACCGATATCACGATTGACAAGATCACATTAGATATTGAAGACAACAGTAAGGCGGCTAAATCTCGCGGTGTTACTAGTGGCTGGCTTCGTGGCAGTGTCGGCGCAAAAGGTTCAATAGAACTCAATACCGAAAACTTTAACCGCTTATCAGAAGAAGCGCGCAAAGCCGGTTCGTGGCGCAAACTCCCTCCCTTCGATTTTATGATGTACGCCAAAACGGATCTTGAGCTCAAGGTAGAGGCGTTTGGCTGCATGTTAAAGATCACCAATTTACTTGATGTGGATGGTAAAGAAGGCGGTGATGGCATGATGCACAAAGTGGATTATGAAGTCACGGGCCGAGATTTTATCAAAATCAACGGCACGCCATATCTTGACAGTGAAGAGATTGCACATCTCTCACAGCGCTAG
- a CDS encoding DUF2586 domain-containing protein, with translation MLGKVTVSNRNQNQNLVNEVERQLLFIGKTANSTLCGITTFVNAQTDLATLFHVAPVEAKSKAKTAPAIDTLYFQVAAAQLNAGAGWQAVIAGVASDSSWDKVIESAIKFNDVEGIVICDPMTSIDDFNKVSATIAAMESKMARWMFALTTLAPITPAQSWADYIAAAKALVADFAGSHVVCTPSLFGNDLGILAGRLCSRAVTIADSPMRVKTGPLLGMGQPSVGKDGEAMPDTIFAELDKARFSVPQTYPGEAGWYWADGNTFDLETGDFKVIEHLRVALKASRNVYKIAIPTIADRSLNSSPNSVANNKRLYMKPLLIMAAPVLINNVKFPGEIEPPNDSAVEINWITMNKTEIYVTVRPIGCQKDITIGVGIDLSKDEQEE, from the coding sequence ATGCTAGGCAAAGTCACGGTATCAAACCGTAATCAAAACCAAAATTTAGTAAACGAAGTGGAACGTCAATTACTTTTTATTGGCAAAACCGCTAATTCAACACTGTGTGGGATCACAACGTTTGTGAATGCGCAAACGGATTTAGCTACCTTGTTTCACGTAGCGCCAGTAGAAGCAAAGTCAAAGGCAAAAACGGCACCAGCAATAGACACGCTTTACTTTCAAGTTGCGGCCGCTCAGCTTAATGCGGGTGCAGGTTGGCAAGCGGTGATCGCAGGCGTTGCATCTGATAGCTCGTGGGACAAAGTGATTGAGTCAGCGATTAAGTTTAACGACGTTGAAGGGATTGTTATTTGCGACCCAATGACATCAATCGATGACTTCAACAAAGTGAGTGCAACCATCGCGGCCATGGAATCAAAAATGGCGCGATGGATGTTTGCGTTAACCACACTCGCCCCCATTACCCCTGCACAATCTTGGGCGGATTATATTGCCGCAGCAAAAGCGCTAGTAGCCGATTTTGCTGGCTCACACGTCGTGTGTACCCCGTCATTATTTGGCAATGACTTAGGCATATTAGCCGGTCGCCTTTGCTCTCGTGCCGTGACCATTGCCGATTCGCCTATGCGCGTCAAAACAGGGCCGCTTCTTGGCATGGGCCAACCCTCTGTCGGTAAAGATGGTGAGGCAATGCCAGACACTATTTTTGCAGAACTGGATAAGGCGCGTTTTTCTGTGCCTCAAACCTATCCTGGTGAAGCGGGCTGGTATTGGGCGGACGGAAATACATTTGATTTAGAAACGGGTGATTTTAAGGTCATTGAGCATTTGCGCGTGGCACTAAAAGCCAGTCGTAACGTATACAAAATTGCCATTCCTACGATTGCCGACCGAAGCCTTAACAGCTCACCAAACAGCGTGGCTAACAACAAGCGTTTGTATATGAAGCCACTGCTTATCATGGCCGCGCCTGTATTAATTAATAACGTGAAGTTTCCAGGCGAAATAGAACCACCGAATGATAGTGCGGTTGAAATCAACTGGATAACCATGAACAAAACTGAAATCTACGTCACCGTTCGCCCAATTGGTTGCCAAAAGGACATTACGATTGGTGTAGGTATTGATTTATCCAAAGATGAGCAGGAGGAGTAA
- a CDS encoding phage tail protein — translation MSNVTYMAALATVYKAALTKHLGPTGKDKFDCFIEGGSLLPSFKDLGDGVIAARFVYTCVFSFESLPAALIDPRILMAMTMCWLAENDTERERQKLDTPDITVDAYADDDSTSLSDMDIKIVFSEPIAMRVTDDEKGDITYRGKQWVIAPFIIHVAESGKVINRGS, via the coding sequence ATGAGCAATGTCACTTACATGGCCGCGTTGGCTACCGTTTATAAAGCGGCGCTAACCAAACACTTAGGCCCAACCGGTAAAGATAAGTTTGATTGCTTTATTGAGGGTGGTTCATTATTGCCGTCATTTAAAGATCTAGGTGATGGCGTGATCGCGGCGCGATTTGTTTATACCTGCGTATTTTCGTTCGAATCGTTACCCGCCGCATTAATTGACCCGCGCATTTTAATGGCGATGACAATGTGTTGGCTTGCTGAAAACGACACTGAGCGTGAACGGCAAAAGCTGGACACACCAGACATTACCGTTGATGCGTACGCCGATGATGACAGCACGTCATTGAGTGACATGGACATTAAAATTGTATTTTCAGAGCCTATCGCAATGCGAGTAACCGACGATGAGAAAGGCGACATCACCTATCGCGGTAAGCAGTGGGTGATCGCGCCTTTTATTATTCATGTTGCGGAGTCTGGAAAGGTCATTAACCGTGGAAGTTGA
- a CDS encoding head completion/stabilization protein, whose amino-acid sequence MFQDIKVPDTPIDDVITNDGFWPDVSVSAFQRECRIPPEYSMEQQRNMLIASMAGIGIELYAFRERCFNDGYTQLSDVGMKIDGKSVHVASYYQAVFQRAKATLLVHFATLERRDEAASIAKESRDTHTALMSLSQMAVRNILGRTIATVKLL is encoded by the coding sequence ATGTTTCAAGATATAAAAGTACCTGATACACCGATTGACGATGTGATCACAAACGATGGTTTCTGGCCTGATGTATCAGTCTCTGCCTTTCAGCGCGAATGCCGAATTCCACCTGAATACAGCATGGAACAACAACGCAACATGTTAATCGCGTCAATGGCTGGCATCGGCATTGAGTTATACGCGTTTCGGGAGCGCTGTTTTAATGATGGTTACACACAACTTTCGGATGTCGGCATGAAAATCGACGGTAAGAGTGTGCATGTGGCGTCATATTACCAGGCTGTTTTTCAGCGGGCTAAAGCAACCTTGCTGGTTCACTTCGCTACATTAGAGCGAAGGGATGAAGCCGCCTCAATAGCGAAAGAAAGTCGCGATACGCACACTGCGCTGATGTCGCTATCACAAATGGCTGTGAGAAACATTCTTGGGCGCACTATCGCCACGGTTAAGTTGTTATGA
- the gpM gene encoding phage terminase small subunit has protein sequence MTSPLQKRRQRIAVINATQHLLSASGDVDVVAAPLSNKSEWDVVRASIKKDAAALKNIKQIAEKNEYKARNLHQYAHLFEREALPLDIAASLMVWLFDCGDIQKAITLGLHCITHGGTMPEGFKPDIPTFMADTLFDWAEAQWRLGQGTEPYFRDMFTRVTGDWNLFDQITAKYLKLAGLMALGAHKLKVIHVSEPERLYAAKTLFQEAMKCYSKVGVSVRIDEIDKRLLKLGLPLEAETE, from the coding sequence ATGACGTCACCACTACAAAAACGTAGGCAGCGGATCGCTGTGATTAATGCAACTCAACATTTGCTGTCAGCCAGTGGTGATGTTGACGTGGTTGCTGCGCCGTTAAGCAATAAAAGTGAATGGGATGTGGTGCGCGCATCAATTAAAAAAGATGCCGCGGCCCTTAAAAACATTAAACAAATCGCTGAAAAGAACGAATACAAAGCACGAAATCTTCATCAGTACGCGCACCTTTTTGAACGAGAAGCGCTGCCGCTTGATATTGCCGCCTCGTTAATGGTGTGGCTGTTTGATTGCGGTGACATTCAAAAAGCCATCACATTAGGGCTTCATTGCATTACGCATGGCGGCACTATGCCGGAGGGGTTTAAGCCTGATATCCCCACCTTTATGGCAGACACCCTGTTTGATTGGGCTGAAGCACAATGGCGATTAGGCCAAGGCACCGAGCCTTACTTTAGGGACATGTTTACTCGTGTCACTGGTGATTGGAACCTCTTTGATCAAATCACGGCTAAATACTTAAAGCTGGCGGGGCTAATGGCTTTAGGGGCGCATAAGTTAAAAGTGATCCATGTATCAGAGCCTGAACGCTTATATGCCGCAAAAACATTATTTCAAGAAGCGATGAAGTGCTATAGCAAGGTCGGTGTGTCCGTTCGAATTGATGAGATCGATAAGCGCCTATTGAAATTAGGGCTTCCGCTAGAAGCGGAAACCGAGTAA
- a CDS encoding phage major capsid protein, P2 family: MATVLFKDQDTEKKVAQLLARTQTTYSLSKQGVYFSVDAPKETKLRSAIMEENSFLKRVSMVDVLQIAGQAVTVGSDKLSTGRGVDRFAGTTPELDAYEYKLSVVDSVVYITWARLAEWANVGSQKEFEKKLWAYFTQQIGNDMLRVAWNGLHAAKITDPIKYPNGEDVNEGWHARIKRVAPAQIVGAQLDDADAEVYFDPDATRDANGVLQSDYNTLDAMASDLINNTLAPEFRDAPDLVVLVGRDLIAAAQYRLYSQADKPTEHNAAQQLDKSIAGRVAYVVPYFPGKRMVVTTLKNLAIYTQKGTRRRKLKDNDDKGRVESFLWRMEGNMVEEPTKYAAFDESIVVIGSYANRPDEPQITTGLIEKTVAVNTEITLSVVATNTSTYHWRINGQTHAVTDENRTVIEAGLAAGEYEVSVECIGPYGNAYSKAKLIITA, translated from the coding sequence ATGGCTACCGTATTATTTAAAGATCAAGATACTGAGAAAAAAGTCGCGCAACTTCTTGCTCGCACTCAAACGACTTATAGCTTGAGTAAGCAAGGTGTTTACTTTTCGGTAGATGCACCAAAAGAAACGAAATTACGCTCTGCCATCATGGAAGAGAACAGTTTCTTAAAACGTGTCAGCATGGTTGATGTGCTCCAAATAGCAGGCCAAGCGGTCACTGTTGGCAGCGATAAATTATCAACTGGCCGTGGCGTAGATCGCTTTGCAGGTACAACTCCAGAACTTGATGCCTATGAATACAAGCTATCCGTTGTTGATAGCGTTGTATATATCACTTGGGCACGCCTCGCCGAATGGGCAAACGTGGGCAGTCAAAAAGAGTTCGAGAAGAAGCTATGGGCTTATTTCACTCAACAAATTGGTAATGACATGTTGCGCGTAGCCTGGAACGGCCTCCACGCTGCAAAAATTACCGATCCGATTAAGTACCCTAACGGGGAAGATGTTAACGAAGGTTGGCATGCACGTATTAAACGTGTTGCCCCCGCTCAAATCGTTGGCGCACAGTTAGATGATGCTGACGCAGAAGTTTACTTTGACCCCGACGCCACTCGCGATGCCAATGGTGTGCTGCAATCTGATTACAATACACTAGATGCAATGGCGTCAGACCTAATCAACAACACCTTAGCGCCTGAGTTCCGAGATGCCCCCGATTTAGTGGTGCTAGTTGGTCGCGACTTGATTGCTGCGGCGCAATACCGCCTTTACAGTCAAGCTGATAAACCGACAGAGCATAACGCTGCGCAGCAATTGGATAAGTCTATTGCAGGTCGTGTTGCGTATGTCGTGCCGTACTTCCCTGGTAAGCGAATGGTCGTTACCACGCTTAAAAACTTGGCCATCTACACTCAAAAAGGCACACGTCGTCGCAAGTTAAAAGACAACGATGACAAAGGTCGTGTTGAATCGTTCCTATGGCGCATGGAAGGCAACATGGTTGAAGAGCCGACTAAGTACGCAGCGTTCGATGAAAGCATCGTGGTGATAGGCTCTTACGCCAATAGACCAGACGAGCCGCAAATCACCACAGGATTGATTGAGAAAACCGTCGCCGTTAACACGGAAATCACGCTCTCTGTTGTGGCAACAAACACATCAACTTATCACTGGCGCATCAACGGTCAAACTCATGCAGTGACCGATGAAAACCGCACCGTAATTGAAGCCGGCTTAGCCGCTGGTGAATACGAAGTGTCTGTTGAATGTATTGGCCCATACGGCAACGCATACAGCAAAGCCAAGTTAATTATCACGGCATAA
- a CDS encoding GPO family capsid scaffolding protein produces the protein MPLQSGFIVIGTAGSTVDGREIKESWLKEAAEGYDASVYTAVLDLNHWDPRWYGTYGKVLEVKLGKDKEGVATLLANIEPSKSLIGMSREEILFTSMSLDLDFRGKGQCYLKALAVTPTPAAVGTEQLKFASTPKDGTLITGDFSRTDFQFSEADMDAVEDDAKFLSRVKRLFSGEHHTPNTEQELEMTESELDTKLDGRFTSLKTDLAKEMGALFSKHNPKTPPPSELDAAKALLEKQGFSLSKAPDADALKTAEELLKSNGYSVSKVSSEAELLAAQELLKAQGFSFSKETPTGDNVPEGGAAVVTRAEFEVFAQQFKDAKVNAVNFTAGGDNTGGGADHEYV, from the coding sequence ATGCCATTACAAAGTGGCTTTATTGTCATCGGTACTGCCGGTTCAACTGTCGATGGTCGAGAAATTAAAGAGTCTTGGCTAAAAGAGGCGGCTGAAGGTTATGACGCTAGTGTCTATACCGCAGTCCTTGACCTTAACCACTGGGATCCGCGCTGGTATGGCACCTACGGCAAAGTGCTTGAAGTTAAGCTTGGTAAAGATAAAGAAGGCGTTGCCACATTGCTTGCCAATATCGAGCCTAGTAAAAGCCTTATAGGCATGAGTCGCGAGGAAATTCTATTCACCTCAATGAGTTTGGATTTGGATTTTCGTGGCAAAGGGCAATGCTATTTAAAGGCGTTAGCTGTCACCCCCACGCCTGCGGCCGTTGGCACTGAACAACTCAAATTTGCAAGCACACCAAAAGATGGAACGCTCATCACGGGTGATTTTTCACGCACTGATTTTCAATTTAGTGAGGCTGATATGGACGCCGTTGAAGATGATGCCAAGTTTCTTTCACGCGTTAAGCGATTATTTAGTGGTGAACATCACACCCCAAACACAGAGCAGGAATTAGAGATGACAGAAAGTGAATTAGACACAAAATTGGACGGTCGTTTTACTTCGCTAAAAACGGATCTAGCGAAAGAAATGGGGGCATTATTTTCAAAACATAACCCTAAAACCCCGCCACCAAGCGAGCTTGATGCCGCAAAAGCATTACTTGAAAAGCAAGGTTTTTCACTAAGTAAAGCGCCTGACGCCGATGCACTGAAAACCGCCGAAGAACTGCTTAAGTCAAACGGCTACAGCGTTAGCAAAGTAAGCAGTGAAGCTGAATTGCTCGCAGCTCAAGAATTACTAAAAGCGCAGGGTTTCAGTTTTAGCAAAGAAACGCCAACGGGTGACAATGTTCCCGAAGGTGGTGCGGCCGTGGTGACTCGCGCCGAATTTGAAGTGTTTGCGCAACAATTTAAAGATGCCAAGGTCAACGCCGTTAACTTCACCGCAGGTGGTGATAACACCGGTGGAGGCGCTGACCACGAATACGTGTAA